The Vibrio chagasii genome includes a region encoding these proteins:
- a CDS encoding DUF2947 domain-containing protein: MSYTTLDEYQRKWIFTHQSMPLPAEDLEKIKPMTQARASQFWKENVSPQSPDAERLSSQDWPSKASNWKEEISWMAHWEADEPEMPEEILNFIDWQDDVTVYFCYEKYNVLETKWAVFKKHWKNFLFYDDGPILLGRRRSEALWFATNGTVKIGNRA, translated from the coding sequence ATGTCATACACAACTTTGGATGAATACCAAAGAAAATGGATTTTTACTCACCAGTCGATGCCACTTCCGGCTGAGGATTTGGAAAAGATTAAGCCAATGACACAGGCAAGAGCGTCTCAGTTTTGGAAAGAGAACGTGAGCCCTCAAAGCCCAGACGCTGAGCGACTAAGCTCGCAAGACTGGCCGAGCAAAGCATCGAACTGGAAAGAAGAGATCAGCTGGATGGCACATTGGGAAGCCGATGAGCCGGAAATGCCAGAAGAGATCCTTAACTTTATTGATTGGCAAGATGACGTAACTGTTTATTTTTGTTATGAAAAGTATAATGTTCTTGAAACCAAATGGGCCGTTTTTAAGAAGCATTGGAAGAACTTTTTGTTCTACGATGATGGTCCAATTCTATTAGGTCGTCGTCGCTCTGAAGCGCTTTGGTTTGCGACTAATGGTACGGTGAAAATCGGTAACCGAGCATAA
- a CDS encoding YcjF family protein codes for MSELKTKQVFNEPLKTSFDDNDYAFGKQGMDEATPELGAQQLFTEQEKFVPVAPQVESELDGESEQQLEQIIRPSKKRKWLGSGLMVAFAGLVGWQAIDSVITAIQSADWLALGWAGFIAAIASLGLGAIGKELWKLRSLKDHFSVQEQSEELLLSQSVGKGKAFCENIAKQGGIIAESPAFDKWRNSINPAHSDAEVLDMYDALVVAQQDKVATQIVTKFSTESAALVAVSPLAAADMLLVAWRNFTMIDKLADVYGIELGYWSRIKLFKLVLINMAAAGASELAIDASMDLVSMDLAGKVSARAGQGLGVGILTARLGLKAMTLLRPMPWHNERKVKLADMRKAVLSEIKRITLK; via the coding sequence ATGAGTGAATTAAAAACAAAGCAGGTCTTTAATGAGCCGCTGAAGACCTCTTTTGATGACAATGATTATGCTTTTGGTAAACAAGGCATGGATGAAGCGACCCCAGAATTAGGTGCCCAGCAGTTGTTTACGGAACAAGAGAAATTTGTACCCGTTGCACCACAGGTTGAGAGCGAGCTAGATGGAGAATCCGAGCAACAACTAGAACAGATCATTCGTCCAAGTAAAAAGAGAAAGTGGTTGGGCTCTGGCTTAATGGTTGCTTTCGCGGGCTTAGTGGGCTGGCAGGCGATTGATTCTGTCATCACTGCGATTCAATCAGCAGATTGGCTCGCGCTCGGTTGGGCAGGTTTCATTGCGGCAATCGCTTCATTGGGCTTAGGCGCAATCGGCAAAGAGCTGTGGAAGCTACGCTCATTGAAAGATCACTTCAGTGTTCAAGAGCAGAGTGAAGAGCTACTACTAAGTCAAAGTGTCGGCAAAGGCAAAGCATTCTGTGAAAACATCGCCAAGCAGGGCGGCATTATTGCTGAGTCTCCGGCGTTCGATAAGTGGAGAAACAGCATCAACCCAGCACACAGTGATGCCGAAGTGTTGGATATGTACGATGCGTTGGTTGTTGCACAGCAAGATAAAGTGGCAACTCAAATCGTGACTAAGTTCTCGACTGAATCGGCGGCTTTGGTGGCGGTGAGCCCATTAGCAGCGGCAGACATGCTGCTAGTGGCGTGGCGTAATTTCACCATGATCGACAAGTTAGCTGATGTGTATGGCATTGAACTTGGCTACTGGTCTCGCATCAAACTGTTCAAGTTGGTGTTAATCAACATGGCAGCTGCCGGCGCAAGTGAACTCGCGATTGATGCAAGCATGGACTTAGTTTCCATGGATCTGGCTGGTAAAGTCTCAGCGAGAGCTGGGCAGGGCTTGGGTGTTGGTATCCTGACTGCTCGATTGGGTCTAAAGGCCATGACACTGCTTCGCCCTATGCCTTGGCACAATGAACGCAAAGTAAAACTGGCCGACATGCGCAAAGCCGTCCTTTCTGAAATAAAGCGTATTACCCTTAAATAA
- a CDS encoding sensor domain-containing diguanylate cyclase: MPFTNIYQSSSKYAINDLVKEMDLSLWKSLLNNIAEVLNAPAVGLILTSEVGFQNIAMSSSPGVKANPGKIIPRDINLYCKTVMETRAMLYVKNASGKEEWSDNPELTQMGYVSYLGLPILQSDDSMFATLCALDTKETSYKPIQINLMESIRALLEREVHTAERVRKLKYTSNHDELTQVFNRRAILSESPKFIDSTIENGVSIGTVYFDIDGLKYVNDNFGHNIVDQYIKSFSHSLQRNTRKDDICGRLGGDEFLLLCRDITEDSLNKIISRVQSDFNKHSQKLGIDCHATFSHGSLIYSSNIPPIEELIRLTDEQMYENKISKRYAQLK; encoded by the coding sequence ATGCCATTTACCAATATCTACCAATCCAGCTCTAAATATGCCATCAATGATCTAGTGAAAGAAATGGACCTCTCTTTATGGAAAAGCCTGCTCAATAACATAGCAGAAGTGCTTAATGCTCCCGCTGTTGGGCTTATTCTTACGTCTGAAGTTGGATTCCAAAACATTGCGATGTCTTCTTCACCAGGAGTTAAAGCGAACCCTGGCAAAATCATCCCCAGAGACATCAATTTGTACTGCAAGACCGTGATGGAAACCAGAGCAATGCTTTATGTAAAAAATGCGTCTGGTAAAGAGGAATGGAGCGACAATCCCGAGCTCACGCAGATGGGCTACGTCTCTTACCTAGGCTTGCCGATCTTACAATCGGACGACAGCATGTTTGCAACACTTTGTGCGCTAGATACTAAAGAGACCTCTTATAAACCAATACAGATAAATTTAATGGAGAGCATTCGCGCGCTATTAGAAAGAGAAGTACATACTGCGGAACGAGTACGCAAATTGAAGTATACGTCTAATCACGACGAATTGACTCAAGTATTTAATCGTAGAGCGATATTAAGCGAGTCACCCAAATTCATCGATAGCACTATAGAAAATGGCGTGAGTATTGGAACTGTTTATTTTGATATCGACGGACTTAAGTATGTTAATGATAACTTCGGACATAATATTGTCGACCAATATATAAAGTCCTTCTCTCATTCACTTCAACGTAACACTCGTAAGGATGATATTTGTGGAAGACTTGGAGGAGATGAGTTTCTCTTATTGTGTAGAGACATCACCGAAGACTCCCTAAATAAGATAATAAGCCGAGTTCAATCCGACTTTAACAAACATTCCCAAAAACTAGGTATAGATTGCCACGCAACTTTTAGCCATGGTTCACTTATTTACTCGTCAAATATTCCACCTATCGAAGAGTTAATTCGACTAACGGATGAGCAAATGTACGAAAACAAAATAAGTAAACGTTACGCCCAACTAAAATAA
- the rimJ gene encoding ribosomal protein S5-alanine N-acetyltransferase has translation MEDLSTPERIYKRDGNLILRTAEIDDATMISEYFQVNREYLKPWEPIREDAFFARSGWAQRLIKLNELHKMGLGYYCLLINADTNEMLGTISFSNLSRFPFYACNVGYSLAEQAQGHGYMRRGLSMAKDYMFDVQNMHRLMAGYMPHNERSAGVLEHLGFVREGFAKDYLQINGKWEDHILTALVNPNWEDRRNI, from the coding sequence ATGGAAGATTTGAGCACACCAGAACGCATTTACAAGCGAGATGGAAATCTGATTCTACGTACCGCTGAGATAGACGATGCGACGATGATCAGTGAGTACTTTCAGGTGAATCGAGAGTATCTCAAACCTTGGGAACCGATTCGTGAAGATGCATTTTTTGCGAGATCAGGCTGGGCACAGCGCCTAATTAAGCTAAACGAGCTTCATAAAATGGGGCTCGGCTACTACTGTTTATTGATTAATGCCGATACTAACGAAATGTTAGGGACTATCTCGTTCAGTAATTTGTCTCGTTTCCCGTTCTATGCATGTAACGTAGGCTATTCACTCGCAGAGCAAGCTCAGGGCCATGGTTACATGCGCAGAGGTCTTAGTATGGCGAAAGACTACATGTTTGACGTGCAGAACATGCATCGCCTAATGGCGGGTTATATGCCTCACAATGAACGAAGTGCGGGCGTACTGGAGCATCTCGGCTTTGTACGTGAAGGTTTTGCTAAAGATTACCTACAAATTAACGGTAAATGGGAAGACCACATACTGACAGCGCTCGTCAATCCTAACTGGGAAGATAGACGCAACATCTAG
- the tyrR gene encoding transcriptional regulator TyrR translates to MRLEVLCEDRLGLTRELLDILASKSIDLRGIEIDVKGIIYLNCPDIDFDAFSELMAEIRRISGVKDVRKIQFMPSERHNTELIALLANLPDPVIAIDLKGSVDMANHAALNLFGKQEDEVIGEPLASFVPSFNFGRWIEGEVTRHREVVVLEGLDFSIEILPIYLGGDVNEPVLASAVMTIRSCNQEMNTPDAIPEQNNLGFEHFVGVSNRHKALISQAKKLAMLDQPLLIEGDTGTGKEMLAKACHNRSNRSSFPFLILSCASMPDDVAETELFGHAPGSFNHEQGHKGIFEQANGGTVFLDEIGEMSPHLQIKLLRFLQDGSFRRVGEEEEMHADVRIIASTRHRLSELADSGSFREDLFYRLNVLTLSIPALRERSNDVAPLLELFVAKYAQQLGMLKPKLTQELIDQLGNYQWPGNIRQLDNMVLRALTELDSDTLSVEQFHLPQLETMTTGMANLSLDGSLDEIMKDYESQILEKLYQSFPSSRKLAKRLNVSHTSIANKLRDYGIRKN, encoded by the coding sequence GTGCGTCTTGAAGTATTGTGTGAAGACCGACTCGGCTTAACGCGTGAGTTGCTCGATATCTTGGCCTCAAAAAGCATTGATTTACGAGGAATCGAAATCGATGTTAAAGGCATTATTTACCTGAACTGCCCTGATATTGATTTTGATGCTTTTAGTGAACTTATGGCTGAAATTCGTCGAATTTCAGGTGTAAAGGATGTACGAAAAATACAATTCATGCCAAGCGAAAGGCACAACACTGAGCTGATCGCTTTGCTGGCTAACCTACCTGATCCCGTGATTGCGATTGACCTCAAAGGTTCAGTCGATATGGCAAACCACGCTGCACTCAACCTATTTGGCAAGCAAGAAGACGAAGTCATTGGCGAGCCACTCGCATCCTTCGTACCTAGCTTTAACTTTGGTCGTTGGATCGAAGGTGAAGTGACACGCCACCGTGAAGTTGTTGTGTTGGAGGGTTTAGACTTCTCTATTGAAATCCTACCTATCTATCTGGGTGGTGACGTCAACGAGCCTGTGCTGGCGAGCGCGGTGATGACGATTCGTTCTTGCAACCAAGAGATGAATACGCCCGATGCGATTCCTGAACAGAACAACTTAGGCTTTGAGCATTTTGTTGGTGTCTCTAATCGCCATAAAGCGTTAATCAGCCAAGCAAAAAAACTGGCGATGCTAGATCAGCCTCTGCTGATTGAAGGTGATACAGGTACAGGTAAAGAGATGTTGGCGAAAGCGTGTCATAACCGCTCAAACCGCTCGTCTTTCCCATTCTTGATTCTGAGCTGTGCATCGATGCCTGATGACGTAGCAGAAACCGAGCTGTTTGGTCACGCCCCAGGTTCATTTAACCATGAACAAGGTCATAAAGGCATTTTCGAACAAGCCAATGGCGGTACCGTATTTTTAGATGAGATTGGCGAAATGAGCCCGCATCTACAAATCAAACTGCTTCGCTTCCTACAAGATGGTTCATTCCGTCGTGTGGGTGAAGAGGAAGAGATGCATGCTGATGTTCGTATTATTGCGTCAACGCGCCACCGCCTTTCTGAACTTGCTGATTCAGGCTCGTTCCGTGAAGACTTGTTCTACCGCTTGAATGTACTGACTCTCTCTATTCCAGCATTGCGTGAACGTTCTAACGACGTAGCACCATTACTGGAACTGTTCGTAGCTAAATACGCGCAGCAGCTTGGTATGTTAAAGCCTAAGCTTACTCAAGAGTTAATCGACCAACTTGGTAATTACCAATGGCCGGGTAACATTCGTCAGTTAGACAACATGGTATTACGTGCGCTTACTGAGCTCGATTCAGACACGCTATCGGTTGAGCAGTTCCACTTGCCTCAGTTAGAAACCATGACAACAGGCATGGCGAACTTGAGCTTAGATGGTTCTCTGGATGAGATCATGAAAGACTATGAGTCTCAGATCTTGGAGAAGCTTTACCAGTCATTCCCATCAAGTCGTAAGTTAGCTAAGCGTTTGAACGTGTCTCATACCTCTATTGCGAATAAGCTTCGTGATTACGGTATCAGAAAGAACTGA